The DNA sequence GAGACCGGGGAAATgcgcacggtgctccgagtgaccgaggaactgtgcacggtgctccgagtgaccgaggggagaccggggaaatgcgcacggtgctccgagtgaccgaggaactgtgcacggtgctccgagtgaccgaggggagaccggggaactgcgcacggtgctccgagtgaccgaggggagaccggggatCTGCGCGGCACTAACCTTCCCCTCCTTCCTGCCGCCTCTCCGAGTGACCGAGGGGAGATCGGGGAACTgcgcacagtgctccgagtgaccgaggggagaccggggaactgtgcacggtgctccgagtgaccgaggggagaccggggaactgcgCGGCACTAACCTTCCCCTCCTTCCTGCCGCCTCTTCCTCTTGGCCTCCCGGCCGTGCCGGATGCGTTCGCCGAGCGCCTGCAGCAGCCTCCTCTTCTCCTGCAGGGCCAGCTGGCGCTGCTCGGCGTGGGAACGCCGCAGCGTCTCGTGGTGGGGCGCCGCGGCCCCTACTCCCTCGGGGAGCTGGGAGCCGGCGTGCCGCCGCAGCAGCAGCCCCTGGCCGCTCTCCGCCAGGTACCGGGCTTCCTCGGGCAGCAAGCGCAGCGGGAGGCCCAGCCGGCCGTTCTGCCGGGGCTGCCGCACCAGGGCGCCCACCGGGGACCCGCAGAGCCGCAGCTCCTCCCGCAGCCGACGGCTGTCCCTCGCGCTCCAGACCAGGGCGGCTCCCTCCGCCACAAACACCAGGATCGGGCTCTCCCTGTGCCGGGGGAAGGGGGAGGGTCAGGTTAACCAATCAGATCGCTCTTCCCCCCTTCCcctgttatatatatatatatatatatatatatatacccctCGCCATGGGGCGGATATCCCTCTGTATCTGCGCCAGTGTACCACATCTCCCTCCCCTCGAAGATTCAAATACACTNNNNNNNNNNNNNNNNNNNNNNNNNNNNNNNNNNNNNNNNNNNNNNNNNNNNNNNNNNNNNNNNNNNNNNNNNNNNNNNNNNNNNNNNNNNNNNNNNNNNNNNNNNNNNNNNNNNNNNNNNNNNNNNNNNNNNNNNNNNNNNNNNNNNNNNNNNNNNNNNNNNNNNNNNNNNNNNNNNNNNNNNNNNNNNNNNNNNNNNNNNNNNNNNNNNNNNNNNNNNNNNNNNNNNNNNNNNNNNNNNNNNNNNNNNNNNNNNNNNNNNNNNNNNNNNNNNNNNNNNNNNNNNNNNNNNNNNNNNNNNNNNNNNNNNNNNNNNNNNNNNNNNNNNNNNNNNNNNNNNNNNNNNNNNNNNNNNNNNNNNNNNNNNNNNNNNNNNNNNNNNNNNNNNNNNNNNNNNNNNNNNNNNNNNNNNNNNNNNNNNNNNNNNNNNNNNNNNNNNNNNNNNNNNNNNNNNNNNNNNNNNNNNNNNNNNNNNNNNNNNNNNNNNNNNNNNNNNNNNNNNNNNNNNNNNNNNNNNNNNNNNNNNNNNNNNNNNNNNNNNNNNNNNNNNNNNNNNNNNNNNNNNNNNNNNNNNNNNNNNNNNNNNNNNNNNNNNNNNNNNNNNNNNNNNNNNNNNNNNNNNNNNNNNNNNNNNNNNNNNNNNNNNNNNNNNNNNNNNNNNNNNNNNNNNNNNNNNNNNNNNNNNNNNNNNNNNNNNNNNNNNNNNNNNNNNNNNNNNNNNNNNNNNNNNNNNNNNNNNNNNNNNNNNNNNNNNNNNNNNNNNNNNNNNNNNNNNNNNNNNNNNNNNNNNNNNNNNNNNNNNNNNNNNNNNNNNNNNNNNNNNNNNNNNNNNNNNNNNNNNNNNNNNNNNNNNNNNNNNNNNNNNNNNNNNNNNNNNNNNNNNNNNNNNNNNNNNNNNNNNNNNNNNNNNNNNNNNNNNNNNNNNNNNNNNNNNNNNNNNNNNNNNNNNNNNNNNNNNNNNNNNNNNNNNNNNNNNNNNNNNNNNNNNNNNNNNNNNNNNNNNNNNNNNNNNNNNNNNNNNNNNNNNNNTATTTTAATATTATCCCCTCACTCTATTCCGGGAGCGGGGCTCGAACCTGCGACGTCCAGCAGCCCCAGCCCAACGCGCAGCCGCGGACCCACCCGCGGCGCCAGACAGGGACCAGCCCCCGGGATCACGCCCA is a window from the Chiloscyllium plagiosum isolate BGI_BamShark_2017 unplaced genomic scaffold, ASM401019v2 scaf_63847, whole genome shotgun sequence genome containing:
- the tsen34 gene encoding tRNA-splicing endonuclease subunit Sen34 isoform X2: MSSGRESPILVFVAEGAALVWSARDSRRLREELRLCGSPVGALVRQPRQNGRLGLPLRLLPEEARYLAESGQGLLLRRHAGSQLPEGVGAAAPHHETLRRSHAEQRQLALQEKRRLLQALGERIRHGREAKRKRRQEGGEG